Proteins from a genomic interval of Candidatus Gracilibacteria bacterium:
- a CDS encoding Xaa-Pro peptidase family protein, which translates to MPSLLTHPLNIFYLTGVQSSHATLLNTGKKNYLITDGRYIEKAQKKSRFKNFSAIDPKNDYKKTIQSLLKKHKINTLEYEDHRLTVKNFNILKKTARGLGIKWKPIQHPIEELRAIKSASELKAIQTAQHLTDQIFYSIRTILRQGMAEIEIANFIKKKTFDHLNASLAFEPIVAFGQNTSIPHHDASLKKLKKGEIILVDMGVAYHGYASDMTRMIFTKTPTEQEEKIYNLVLLGQKTTFDALRPEVMAKTLDTKVRRVFKKAGYPTQFTHSLGHGVGLEIHEMPSLSAKSKTILKPNMVVTLEPGLYFPGEFGVRIEDLVLVTATGAKTLTKTSKEISLTCL; encoded by the coding sequence ATGCCTTCCCTCCTCACCCATCCCCTCAACATTTTCTATCTCACCGGCGTGCAAAGTTCGCATGCGACTTTACTGAATACAGGTAAAAAAAACTATCTCATTACCGATGGCCGCTACATTGAAAAAGCACAAAAAAAATCACGTTTCAAGAATTTTTCCGCCATCGATCCCAAAAATGATTATAAAAAAACCATCCAATCCCTTCTTAAAAAACACAAAATCAACACCCTCGAATACGAAGATCATCGCCTGACGGTCAAAAATTTCAACATTCTCAAAAAAACCGCACGTGGACTTGGAATAAAATGGAAGCCGATCCAACATCCCATCGAAGAACTGCGCGCCATCAAATCCGCGAGCGAACTCAAAGCCATCCAAACCGCCCAACACCTCACTGATCAAATTTTTTATTCAATAAGAACAATTTTGCGCCAAGGAATGGCAGAAATTGAGATTGCAAATTTCATCAAAAAGAAAACATTTGACCACTTAAACGCCTCCCTCGCCTTCGAACCCATCGTGGCCTTTGGTCAAAACACGTCCATCCCCCACCACGACGCGAGTTTAAAAAAACTCAAAAAAGGCGAAATCATTCTCGTGGACATGGGCGTGGCCTACCACGGATACGCTTCAGATATGACGCGCATGATTTTCACAAAAACGCCGACGGAACAAGAAGAAAAAATCTACAATCTGGTGCTGTTGGGACAAAAAACCACGTTCGATGCGCTCCGTCCCGAAGTCATGGCAAAAACCTTAGACACAAAAGTACGCCGCGTGTTCAAAAAAGCCGGCTATCCGACCCAATTCACGCACAGCTTAGGCCACGGCGTGGGCCTCGAAATCCATGAAATGCCATCCCTGTCCGCCAAAAGCAAAACCATACTCAAACCCAACATGGTCGTGACCTTGGAACCGGGCCTGTATTTCCCCGGAGAATTTGGGGTACGGATTGAAGATTTAGTACTCGTCACTGCTACCGGCGCCAAAACACTCACAAAAACGTCAAAAGAAATCTCACTCACGTGCCTCTAA
- the glmS gene encoding glutamine--fructose-6-phosphate transaminase (isomerizing) — MCGIFGYFGPLNNAAELALEGLKNLEYRGYDSWGVAAKLESGEIRMEKHVGKISDVKEFGKELKGQITHLAIGHTRWATHGGVTQKNAHPHLSKNGEFVLVHNGIIENFRELRKELQGKGYEFLSETDTETAVHLIEHYSDEGFETAVQKAVNRLEGRYAILVLHDNTLIAARKGSPLIIGIGNLKNEFFIGSDVPAFLKYTNRVMYLDDDQMVMMNKDGIRFKTVSQGTPIEKREIKLNLTQQSAEKGAYAHFMIKEIMEQKETLSRAINQDPILIEKLAQAIREAKGTFLIGCGTAGKVALTGSYLFSSVAKKHINFAFGSEFTSFQEFLTDKTLLIAISQSGETADTLEAIEIAKEKGVKIACIVNVESSTMARFSDIVIPLKVGPEKAVASTKATTAQMAILTLLAYATANRLEEGKQLLIRTAGEINDMLNPRYEEHIAKIAESMKNVESMYIIGKGLNYPMALEAAIKLQEVSYIHAEGFAGGELKHGPIALISQGTPCLTIVANDATRADILGNAMEVKARGGRIIGVSPENSEIFDDWIRVPDVGDTSPIVNIIPIQILAYHLAIKRQNNPDMPRNLAKSVTVK, encoded by the coding sequence ATGTGTGGCATCTTTGGCTATTTCGGTCCTCTCAATAACGCAGCGGAACTCGCACTCGAAGGCCTCAAAAACCTCGAATATCGCGGCTACGACTCCTGGGGCGTGGCGGCAAAACTGGAATCCGGAGAAATTCGGATGGAAAAACATGTGGGAAAAATTTCCGACGTCAAAGAATTTGGCAAAGAACTCAAAGGTCAAATCACCCACCTCGCCATCGGCCACACGCGCTGGGCCACGCACGGCGGCGTAACGCAAAAAAACGCCCATCCTCATCTCAGCAAAAATGGCGAATTCGTGCTCGTGCACAACGGCATCATCGAAAACTTCCGAGAACTGCGCAAAGAACTCCAAGGCAAAGGTTATGAATTCCTTTCCGAAACCGACACCGAAACCGCCGTCCATCTCATCGAACATTACAGCGACGAAGGATTCGAAACCGCGGTTCAAAAAGCCGTGAATCGACTCGAGGGCCGCTACGCCATTCTCGTGCTTCACGACAACACCCTGATCGCGGCTCGCAAAGGCTCGCCCCTCATCATCGGCATCGGCAACCTAAAAAACGAATTTTTCATCGGCTCCGATGTCCCGGCCTTCCTCAAATACACCAATCGCGTCATGTACCTCGACGACGACCAAATGGTGATGATGAACAAAGACGGCATTCGATTCAAAACCGTTTCACAGGGAACTCCCATCGAAAAACGCGAAATCAAACTCAATCTCACTCAACAAAGCGCGGAAAAAGGCGCGTACGCCCATTTCATGATCAAAGAAATCATGGAGCAAAAAGAAACCTTGAGTCGCGCCATCAACCAAGACCCAATTCTCATTGAAAAACTGGCGCAAGCCATTCGTGAAGCAAAAGGCACGTTCTTGATCGGATGCGGGACCGCTGGAAAAGTCGCCTTAACCGGCTCGTATCTTTTCTCCTCAGTTGCAAAAAAACACATCAACTTCGCATTCGGCTCCGAATTCACGAGTTTTCAAGAATTTTTAACCGACAAAACGCTCCTCATCGCCATTTCCCAAAGCGGCGAAACCGCGGACACGCTCGAAGCCATTGAAATCGCCAAAGAAAAAGGCGTCAAAATCGCCTGCATCGTGAATGTGGAAAGTTCAACCATGGCTCGATTTTCCGACATCGTGATCCCGCTCAAAGTCGGGCCGGAAAAAGCCGTGGCCTCCACCAAAGCCACCACCGCGCAAATGGCCATCCTGACTCTCCTCGCCTACGCCACCGCCAATCGGTTAGAAGAAGGCAAACAACTCCTCATTCGCACAGCCGGAGAAATCAACGACATGTTGAACCCGCGCTACGAAGAGCACATCGCCAAAATCGCGGAAAGTATGAAAAACGTGGAAAGCATGTACATCATTGGAAAAGGCCTCAACTATCCCATGGCCCTCGAAGCTGCCATCAAACTGCAAGAAGTTTCGTACATCCACGCCGAAGGGTTTGCCGGAGGCGAATTGAAACACGGGCCCATTGCCCTGATCTCACAAGGCACGCCCTGCCTCACGATTGTGGCCAACGACGCCACTCGCGCCGACATCCTCGGCAATGCCATGGAGGTCAAGGCCCGCGGCGGACGCATCATCGGTGTTTCTCCCGAGAATTCCGAAATTTTCGACGACTGGATCCGCGTCCCGGACGTGGGCGACACCTCGCCGATCGTGAACATCATTCCCATTCAAATCCTCGCCTACCACCTGGCCATCAAACGCCAAAACAACCCGGACATGCCGAGAAATCTGGCGAAGAGTGTGACAGTGAAATAA
- the pyk gene encoding pyruvate kinase, translated as MKKNTKIVCTLGPSSDDISELEPMIIAGMNVARLNFSHGDYEHMKKIFANLRKAEKNTGKTIAILQDLQGPKIRLGLLPEQGVPVKHGQRVIFSTGTDTFKPGPIATFPVQYKNLHNDVKKGDLILVDDGYFELKVEKKDGRNIYCHVQNGGVFKSHKGINCPTASISAKALSTKDKEDLAFGVKQGIDYVALSFVKNAKDIEELRALLVRYKAPHVKIIAKIERREAIEPETLEAIAQAADGLMVARGDLGIEIPAEQVPIVQKEIVRYGLLYAKPVIIATQILESMIKSPRATRAEISDAATAIFEHADALMLSGETSVGDYPVEAVRTLSKVARATEHALHGKEHLLSNHLVAIDMHITDATCYNAALLAKHIQADCIVVLTRTGYTARQIMKHRPSTPTIVITYDPQVKKELELIWGLNDILVLENRIESAAEAAKRVPSLLKPLGVIKPNRELVIVNAGKRHNFITTVVV; from the coding sequence ATGAAAAAAAACACCAAAATCGTTTGCACCCTTGGCCCGAGTTCGGATGATATTTCAGAGCTCGAACCCATGATAATCGCAGGCATGAATGTCGCACGCCTCAATTTTTCGCATGGAGATTATGAACACATGAAAAAAATCTTCGCCAATCTGAGAAAAGCGGAAAAGAACACCGGGAAAACCATCGCCATCCTTCAAGATCTCCAGGGCCCCAAAATTCGTCTCGGCCTTCTTCCCGAACAAGGAGTGCCGGTCAAACACGGCCAACGCGTGATTTTTTCAACCGGGACTGACACGTTCAAACCTGGCCCCATCGCGACCTTTCCGGTTCAATATAAAAATCTTCACAACGACGTCAAAAAAGGCGATCTCATCCTCGTGGACGACGGCTATTTTGAGCTCAAAGTCGAGAAAAAAGACGGACGAAACATTTACTGCCACGTGCAAAACGGCGGCGTTTTTAAAAGCCACAAAGGCATCAACTGCCCCACGGCCTCAATCAGCGCCAAAGCGCTTTCCACAAAAGATAAAGAAGATCTCGCGTTCGGCGTCAAACAAGGCATCGATTACGTGGCGCTTTCATTCGTGAAAAATGCGAAAGACATCGAAGAATTGCGCGCCTTACTCGTTCGCTACAAAGCCCCGCACGTCAAAATCATTGCCAAAATCGAACGCCGCGAAGCCATTGAACCCGAAACCCTCGAAGCCATTGCCCAAGCCGCGGACGGATTGATGGTGGCCCGAGGCGATCTCGGCATCGAAATCCCGGCTGAACAGGTTCCGATTGTTCAAAAAGAAATCGTGCGTTACGGATTGTTGTACGCAAAACCCGTGATCATTGCCACGCAAATCCTTGAATCCATGATCAAAAGCCCCCGCGCCACCCGCGCGGAAATCAGCGACGCGGCCACCGCCATTTTTGAACACGCGGACGCCCTCATGCTTTCCGGCGAAACCTCGGTCGGCGATTATCCGGTGGAAGCGGTTCGCACGCTTTCCAAAGTCGCCCGCGCCACCGAACACGCGCTCCACGGAAAAGAGCACCTTCTCTCCAATCATCTCGTGGCCATTGACATGCACATCACGGACGCCACCTGTTACAACGCCGCGCTCCTCGCCAAACACATCCAAGCGGATTGCATCGTGGTTCTCACCCGCACCGGCTACACCGCGCGCCAGATCATGAAGCACCGCCCCTCAACCCCAACGATTGTTATCACTTACGATCCTCAAGTCAAAAAAGAACTCGAGCTCATCTGGGGCTTGAACGACATTCTGGTTCTCGAAAATCGCATTGAATCCGCAGCCGAAGCCGCCAAACGCGTTCCCTCCCTCCTCAAACCTCTCGGCGTGATCAAACCCAACCGCGAACTCGTGATCGTGAATGCCGGGAAAAGGCACAATTTTATTACGACTGTGGTGGTGTAA
- the ruvC gene encoding crossover junction endodeoxyribonuclease RuvC: MRILGIDPGLATIGFGVIEKGKTRLHMLTCGHISTPKTLSTVDRLNEIATDIEALCQTWKPDVCAIEEIYFSKNVTTAIRVAEARGVILQTLTRSGYSVHEYNPQKIKIALTGDGKADKAQMQKMITLILELKEVPKPDDAADALAIALCHANTRH, translated from the coding sequence ATGCGCATCCTAGGAATCGACCCCGGTCTGGCCACCATCGGATTTGGCGTGATTGAAAAGGGGAAAACCCGCCTTCACATGCTCACTTGCGGGCATATTTCCACCCCCAAAACGCTCTCCACTGTGGACCGGCTCAACGAAATCGCGACAGACATCGAGGCGCTTTGCCAAACGTGGAAACCCGATGTGTGCGCCATTGAAGAAATTTATTTCAGCAAAAATGTGACCACCGCCATCCGTGTGGCCGAAGCCCGCGGCGTTATCTTGCAAACCCTAACTCGATCAGGGTATTCTGTTCACGAATACAATCCGCAAAAGATTAAAATTGCGCTCACCGGCGACGGCAAAGCCGACAAAGCGCAAATGCAAAAAATGATCACCCTGATTTTGGAGCTCAAGGAAGTGCCAAAACCCGATGATGCCGCAGACGCGCTTGCGATTGCACTGTGCCATGCCAATACCAGACATTAA
- a CDS encoding tetratricopeptide repeat protein: protein MKRFILGLLLSSIIVFGTVYGTVLNPTLLSNLLNAFHSNDNTTDNPTEQTTPTDIPETPTSSNPDYLKRITKGDTLFEGGYFDLAITEYQFAVQLEPTSSEAFYKLGQAYFYNADYENARIPLEEALKTDPTNEEMQLFYGKNLIELQDIEGAKAHFLSLTSTSPTVLYYKGIFAAYDGNYEDAKNNFTAVVTDGNDKTLVDYATSYLNAMAEFDLAQDSPESYKKTLIGQCLVETNEPTLAITLLYNVLRDEPDYRDAWILLGYAYLNQEKYTDAEDALLKAIEMDPTKAETRFYLGLSYFGLEEMASAITQFELALQSGYEPKVQVYQKIGDAAVLLGDYAKAAEAYENAIALNSDDVTLFIRPVWIYLDHLNNIERALELSQQAITAHPDNAMGYNLKGWAETYANDYTAAEQDLSYALILDPNLAAAHLNFGRLYEAQGNLDAAKESYKRAYTLDPAGSIGGTAADKYNALVAKEQEAAETVI from the coding sequence ATGAAACGTTTCATCCTCGGCCTTCTCCTCTCTTCCATCATCGTATTCGGAACCGTGTACGGGACCGTGCTCAACCCGACTCTTTTATCGAATCTCTTGAATGCCTTCCATTCCAACGATAATACAACTGACAATCCGACTGAACAAACCACCCCAACCGACATCCCCGAAACACCCACTTCCTCCAACCCCGACTATCTCAAACGCATCACCAAAGGCGACACGCTTTTCGAGGGCGGCTACTTCGATCTTGCCATCACTGAGTATCAATTCGCAGTCCAACTCGAACCCACCTCCAGCGAAGCGTTTTACAAACTCGGGCAAGCCTACTTTTACAACGCCGATTATGAAAACGCACGAATTCCTCTTGAAGAAGCCCTAAAAACCGATCCGACCAACGAAGAAATGCAACTTTTCTACGGAAAAAATCTCATCGAACTCCAAGACATCGAAGGGGCCAAGGCTCATTTCCTTTCCCTCACTTCCACCTCCCCGACCGTGCTGTATTACAAAGGGATTTTTGCCGCGTACGATGGAAACTACGAAGACGCAAAAAATAATTTCACCGCCGTGGTAACCGATGGCAATGATAAAACGCTCGTGGATTATGCCACCTCTTATCTCAATGCCATGGCTGAATTCGATTTGGCCCAAGATTCTCCGGAAAGTTATAAAAAAACACTCATCGGGCAATGTTTGGTTGAAACCAACGAACCCACGCTGGCCATCACTCTCCTTTACAACGTGCTCCGCGACGAACCCGATTATCGCGATGCGTGGATTTTGCTCGGGTATGCGTATTTGAATCAAGAAAAATACACGGATGCCGAAGATGCCCTGCTCAAAGCCATTGAAATGGATCCCACCAAGGCGGAAACGCGCTTTTACTTGGGTTTAAGTTATTTTGGATTGGAAGAAATGGCCTCCGCAATCACTCAATTTGAACTCGCGTTGCAAAGTGGGTACGAGCCCAAGGTTCAAGTGTATCAAAAAATTGGAGATGCGGCTGTGCTATTGGGAGATTACGCCAAAGCCGCAGAAGCGTATGAAAACGCGATCGCACTCAATTCCGATGATGTCACTTTGTTCATTCGCCCGGTATGGATTTATCTCGACCACCTCAACAATATTGAACGCGCATTAGAACTCAGCCAACAAGCCATCACCGCGCATCCGGACAATGCCATGGGCTACAATCTCAAAGGCTGGGCCGAAACCTATGCCAACGATTACACCGCCGCGGAACAAGATTTGAGTTATGCCTTGATTTTAGACCCGAATTTAGCTGCCGCTCATCTTAATTTCGGACGATTATACGAAGCTCAAGGCAACCTCGATGCAGCCAAAGAAAGCTACAAACGCGCCTACACCCTCGATCCTGCCGGGTCTATCGGAGGAACGGCCGCAGATAAATACAATGCACTCGTGGCAAAAGAGCAAGAAGCCGCGGAAACAGTAATTTAA
- a CDS encoding prepilin peptidase, whose translation MPPSLFYPILFVLGLLFGSFLSAAIYRIHNKKPGLIGGSSMCPKCQKRLLAHDLIPLLSYIWLFGKCRHCKRPISWYYPALELTTALVFITVGAFHLAPLPLYLFYALVLVFIFFYDLLYMEVPDQILIPAIVIAGLGLFYPGIMVGPKEALIGAGGLTVFFLLQILISKGKWLGGGDLRIGLFMGLILGWKLVLLATFLAYLLGSIISIGLLLSGKVTRKTMVPFGPFLVLGTFVALFYGDTIISWYLNFVLART comes from the coding sequence ATGCCCCCCTCCCTCTTCTACCCCATTCTCTTTGTCCTCGGCCTTTTGTTCGGTAGTTTTTTAAGCGCTGCGATTTATCGAATTCATAATAAAAAACCCGGGCTCATCGGAGGCTCTTCCATGTGCCCCAAATGCCAAAAACGGCTTCTCGCCCACGACTTAATCCCTCTTCTCAGCTACATTTGGCTCTTCGGCAAATGTCGCCACTGCAAACGCCCGATCTCCTGGTACTATCCCGCCTTGGAACTCACCACCGCCCTCGTATTTATTACGGTTGGAGCGTTTCATCTCGCGCCTCTCCCTCTTTATCTTTTCTACGCCCTGGTTCTCGTTTTCATCTTCTTTTACGACCTCCTATACATGGAAGTACCGGACCAAATCTTAATCCCCGCCATCGTGATCGCGGGGTTGGGCCTGTTTTATCCCGGAATCATGGTCGGGCCCAAAGAAGCCTTGATCGGTGCCGGTGGATTAACCGTCTTTTTTCTATTACAAATTCTCATTTCCAAAGGGAAATGGCTCGGCGGCGGAGACCTGCGCATCGGACTTTTCATGGGATTAATTTTAGGCTGGAAACTCGTGCTCCTTGCCACCTTTCTCGCGTACCTGCTCGGCTCCATCATCAGCATCGGCTTGCTGCTTTCCGGAAAAGTCACCCGAAAAACCATGGTGCCCTTCGGCCCCTTTTTAGTTTTGGGAACTTTTGTCGCGCTCTTTTATGGCGACACCATCATTTCGTGGTATCTCAATTTTGTTCTAGCACGCACGTAG